A region of the Clavelina lepadiformis chromosome 9, kaClaLepa1.1, whole genome shotgun sequence genome:
cctagacgtgagtctggccagctggtggcctagacgtgagtctggccagctggtggcctagacgtgagtctggccagctggtggcctagacgtgagtctggccagctggtggcctagacgtgagtctggccagctggtggcctagacgtgagtctggccagctggtggcctagacgtgagtctggccagctggtggcctagacgtgagtctggccagctggtggcctagacgtgagtctggccagctggtggcctagacgtgagtctggccagctggtggcctagacgtgagtctggccagctggtggcctagacgtgagtctggccagctggtggcctagacgtgagtctggccagctggtggcctagacgtgagtctggccagctggtggcctagacgtgagtctggccagctggtggcctagacgtgagtctggccagctggtggcctagacgtgagtctggccagctggtggcctagacgtgagtctggccagctggtggcctagacgtgagtctggccagctggtggcctagacgtgagtctggccagctggtggcctagacgtgagtctggccagctggtggcctagacgtgagtctggccagctggtggcctagacgtgagtctggccagctggtggcctagacgtgagtctggccagctggtggcctagacgtgagtctggccagctggtggcctagacgtgagtctggccagctggtggcctagacgtgagtctggccagctggtggcctagacgtgagtctggccagctggtggcctagacgtgagtctggccagctggtggcctagacgtgagtctggccagctggtggcctagacgtgagtctggccagctggtggcctagacgtgagtctggccagctggtggcctagacgtgagtctggccagctggtggcctagacgtgagtctggccagctggtggcctagacgtgagtctggccagctggtggcctagacgtgagtctggccagctggtggcctagacgtgagtctggccagctggtggcctagacgtgagtctggccagctggtggcctagacgtgagtctggccagctggtggcctagacgtgagtctggccagctggtggcctagacgtgagtctggccagctggtggcctagacgtgagtctggccagctggtggcctagacgtgagtctggccagctggtggcctagacgtgagtctggccagctggtggcctagacgtgagtctggccagctggtggcctagacgtgagtctggccagctggtggcctagacgtgagtctggccagctggtggcctagacgtgagtctggccagctggtggcctagacgtgagtctggccagctggtggcctagacgtgagtctggccagctggtggcctagacgtgagtctggccagctggtggcctagacgtgagtctggccagctggtggcctagacgtgagtctggccagctggtggcctagacgtgagtctggccagctggtggcctagacgtgagtctggccagctggtggcctagacgtgagtctggccagctggtggcctagacgtgagtctggccagctggtggcctagacgtgagtctggccagctggtggcctagacgtgagtctggccagctggtggcctagacgtgagtctggccagctggtggcctagacgtgagtctggccagctggtggcctagacgtgagtctggccagctggtggcctagacgtgagtctggccagctggtggcctagacgtgagtctggccagctggtggcctagacgtgagtctggccagctggtggcctagacgtgagtctggccagctggtggcctagacgtgagtctggccagctggtggcctagacgtgagtctggccagctggtggcctagacgtgagtctggccagctggtggcctagacgtgagtctggccagctggtggcctagacgtgagtctggccagctggtggcctagacgtgagtctggccagctggtggcctagacgtgagtctggccagctggtggcctagacgtgagtctggccagctggtggcctagacgtgagtctggccagctggtggcctagacgtgagtctggccagctggtggcctagacgtgagtctggccagctggtggcctagacgtgagtctggccagctggtggcctagacgtgagtctggccagctggtggcctagacgtgagtctggccagctggtggcctagacgtgagtctggccagctggtggcctagacgtgagtctggccagctggtggcctagacgtgagtctggccagctggtggcctagacgtgagtctggccagctggtggcctagacgtgagtctggccagctggtggcctagacgtgagtctggccagctggtggcctagacgtgagtctggccagctggtggcctagacgtgagtctggccagctggtggcctagacgtgagtctggccagctggtggcctagacgtgagtctggccagctggtggcctagacgtgagtctggccagctggtggcctagacgtgagtctggccagctggtggcctagacgtgagtctggccagctggtggcctagacgtgagtctggccagctggtggcctagacgtgagtctggccagctggtggcctagacgtgagtctggccagctggtggcctagacgtgagtctggccagctggtggcctagacgtgagtctggccagctggtggcctagacgtgagtctggccagctggtggcctagacgtgagtctggccagctggtggcctagacgtgagtctggccagctggtggcctagacgtgagtctggccagctggtggcctagacgtgagtctggccagctggtggcctagacgtgagtctggccagctggtggcctagacgtgagtctggccagctggtggcctagacgtgagtctggccagctggtggcctagacgtgagtctggccagctggtggcctagacgtgagtctggccagctggtggcctagacgtgagtctggccagctggtggcctagacgtgagtctggccagctggtggcctagacgtgagtctggccagctggtggcctagacgtgagtctggccagctggtggcctagacgtgagtctggccagctggtggcctagacgtgagtctggccagctggtggcctagacgtgagtctggccagctggtggcctagacgggccTAGCTAGACTCCCCGTATAGACCACCGACCGACCCAAGTCCACCGAATTTTCACTGGGTTTGAACCGTGAACCTTCGCCGTGCTGTTCACTGAATTTTCCACTTGGCTAGTGTGTGTACCCACCCACCCGGGGGATTTCTATCTTTTAACATGAAAAGTGCGggactgaaatatttttatgtgagtaaatttttacttacttattacactGACTTTCAAAGTCTTTCAGGAATAATTCGTCGTATCTTAAGATAGGAACACCAGTGTTTGCTCCGGGATTTGATCCCAAAACCTTGAGTTACCTAACTAGAAGTTGGAACTATGCGACTGTATCTTCTTAGGCTAGGCTTGGATGGACAGAGGTTTGAACCGAGAACCTTTGATTTGCTGCTAGCAGATGTTTTCACTGCGCCATCGTTTACTTCACTAACAACTGGTACATTTATACCTTTTCACCTTATTTCATGGTGCGactcaaatttttttttaaactttcaaataCTTGTAGGATAATTTCGTTTTAATTCCTAAGAATAGACGACCAGCGCTTGGGCAGGGATTTGAACCCAAAACATTTAGTACCTGGGAGTGGGAACTAACTGTGACGCTTGTACGAACCTTGAGAAATAACGCCATTAACATTGCTCTATTCCATTCAAGTTCGCTTGCTGGCTAAGACTAGAcgttatgtcagcgttgtcggcaggattcgaacctacgcgggcagatgccaacagatttctagtctttCACCTTAACCACttggccacgacaactgtgcttaatgttcaatgcaaatagatataatccaacttttctcgaatcacttatgaataCGTAATTTTATGTCAGctttgtcggcaggattcgaacctacgcgggcagagcccaacagatatctagtctgtcgccttaaccgctcggccacgacaactctGATGAATgtcaaatgcaaataaaaaaatggcatttttctcgaatcactaatgaaaacgaaagtttatgtcagcgttgtcggcgggattcgaacctacgcgggcagaacccaacagatttctagtcggtcgccttaaccactcggccacgacaagtGTGCTTAATGATCAATGCAAATTGGTAAAATCGAACAattctcgaatcacttatgaaaaagaaaatttatgtcagcgttgtcggcaggattcgaacgtATGCGGGGAGgccccaacagatttcgagtctgtcgccttaacccagtgtttctcaaccccGAGTCCGCGGACTCATTTGAGTCCGCGTAAGGTTTTTGTGAGTCCGCAAGCCCATTAATTTACCGTATATAATTTCGCATAGGTCATAATTTTCGCGACGGCTCTTTGCCTCAAAGAGTAGGTGTCGCAAGAGATACCTTGGCGTGTTGGATAATTTTAGTTATTACAACATCCatttgttggtaatttaaaATAGTCTGATTAAGAGCTTTGCTTATTTCTTATGTGACACTGGTGGCAATCCAATTCCTTAATTCTTTTGTTCTCTTCTCCTTCTTCCAACTCCTGGCGAGCGAATCACAtccttttttctcttttttaaaagGAGTTTCCAAGTGTCAGagctttttttgtttctttccttCTCTCGCAATGCAATTTCGCCTGCGCACGGCCACTTTTTGAAAGAACAGAAACATGAATTTGTTGATCGTTTTAGCGATGACAAATGAATTGccaaattgcttttctttgctAATTTTTTCAGGCTTGTGAACCAATGGAATGGCTCTATGCAtggaaaagacaaaaatattttagatgtAAGATGCGTTGATGcgtttaaagcaaaaataaaattgtggaTACATCGAATGGAAAGTGGGAAGATGACTGACTGCTTTTCCAGCGTTGAACTTATTTTTTGAGgagaaaaatattgaattgcGCGGTATTTGTCGAATGTTTCTTGAGCACCTCAATACATTTGTTTCTGAGCTGGATTGACATATTCcttaacaaaattataacaagATATTTAACTGGGTACGAAGTCCTTTTGAGGTGTCAGCGTTAGAGGTGCATTCAGAAATAGACTGCATTTCTGAACAGTTAATTGAACTGCAAAGTCGACAGATGTGGAGAGAcaagttgaaaattgtttctcTGACTCAATTTTGGGCGAATGTTCTATCGAAGGAACCTAACCTTTCTGACCTCTGCAAACAAGCAGCAATAGCTCTTTTGCCTTTTCCGACTACAAGTACATACTTGTGTGAAGCAGGATTTTCAACCTTAGCTATGCTTAAAACCAAGTGCCGGAACCAACTTCAACCGGAAGATGATATAAGGTGTGCATTAACGACCATAATTCCTGATTTCGACAAAGTTTTGAAGCAAGTTCAGAGACGACAAGGTTCTCATTGAGATAGGTTGAGCAAAGGTCGTAATTTTCAAGGTTCTCACTGAgatttatagtgcatatgtgcCCAATAAACAAACCGCTTCTGCTTTTTTATCTCACTTTTTTAGTGTAgaactaacttattttttattcttacTGAGTCCGCGAATACTTGTGCTAATAGGAAAATAGTCCGTGggctaaaaaggttgagaaacactgccttaaccactcggccacgacaactgtgcttaatgttcaatgcaaatagataaaatcgaacttttctcgaatcacttatgaaaaagaaaatttttgtcagcgttgtcggcaggattcgaacctacgcaggcagagcccaacagatatctagtctgtcgccttaaccacttggccacgacaactgtgatGAATgtcaaatgcaaataaaaaaatggcacttttctcgaatcacttatgaaaacgaaagtttatgtcagcgttgtcggcaggattcgaacctacgcgggcagagcccaacagatttctagtctgtcgccttaaccactcggccacgacaactgtgcttaatgatcAATGTACGGTGTCTTTTCCTACTTATTAGGGTTGTTTTACAAGTTAgttagtttttcttttcaattacTGCGCAGTCAAGTCATACACATATTACGTGCTGGTTCTACGTATATACATCAATATATTGTAACACGTGTGAAGGGTGCATCAATTGACTAATGCTAAATTTAAAGCGGCAATATTAAATCATTCTAGGAGTGTCCGTAACGTTGAACTTCTCAATAAAGAAGCCCAAACTGTCAATTCTTCAGGAACGTaacttatttcaaaacaagtcATGCTTTCTGCACCGTCCgtaaaatgacaaatttaaGCAATCGCCCACAAACCTATATGGAGCTAAACATGATCATACTACTGTACTTGTCTGCGATTTTATCGCTatctttacaaaaattaaacaaggaAATGAAGATAAAATACGCGATTAAATAACACAGTAAAACAATGATGAAAGAGCACTACTACAAATAATAAGCGAAAAGTGCAAAAAAATACGCAAATGCTTAACTCTTTGAACTAAAGTTTTCTTCATTTATCAAAACACGCtgtggttttgtttttaaggtCAATTAAACCCAATTTAGCTTTGAATGGACCTACTGCGAATCAACATTTCAGACAATGGAGAAGTATCTTTCTTAAATTTTCGCCATTAATTGTACGGAGCAAAAATTAGGCCTACGGTGCTGAACGTTACAGCTGTTGCTCGATAACTAACCAGTAATAAATTAcacaagaaaaatgaattatcAATATTTCTTAGATCGATTTTATTTTCGTCTGATGTTTATACCCTCCAAAAATATTAGGTCAAGCGGTCTCTCTGTGTATTAAAAACTTCTCTGCTAAATGTGTTTTCAGATGCTATTAACTGCCTGCAGATGTCAAGCTTTTCAGCACCGGGTTTTAAATTATAACTCGCAACCGAAACTCCCTTTGGTTTGAAAATTGTCTTCTTAAAATTAAGATCAGATATTTTTGATGAATCCACGGCGCCCTCGCCCTCTACGCAAGTCTCTGTCAGGTTGCTTCGGATTTCCTTCAGTCTGTTGACGGCTGCTTCCATTTTCGTCATCCCGAATCTTTCAATCTTTCGCCATAAGGTGGCGTTAAAGTAATCGAAGAGCGCCGCGTCTGACTTATTCCACAGACGTGCCTTCCCCCGGATTCTAGCTCTCTTTATTTCTGCATTACCGTCGTTGTCATGGCTACGCGCATTCAAACTCAAACAGGCGACGTCTTCCAAATCCCAACACAGTAAGTCGGCGAATAAAACCATCGATTCGTCAAAGTAATCGGAGACCAAAACCAAATCgaatattttagttaattcaGCCAAGGCTTTCTCAATGTATTGGTCATCATCTATCATGTTGTTGTATCCTAAATCAAAAAACATCGGATTTTTGGCAAAGTTCGCGTAGGTTGACGACCCAGTCGCACGCATATGGGCAGCAGCATTATCCAGCCAGTCTTCTATCGATGTATTCCCGTGATGGGGAACCCGCTGAAATGAGGGGACAATTTCCCACATGTAATCAAACGTTGACTCAAACAGCTGTCCAGGTTCGCGTACGATCGTCACAAACGGTGTTTCTTTCGGCATAAAGCCTTTGAGGACATCATATTTCATTCTCATGTGATGGCAGACAATGTTGTATGGATCCGACCCTAAACACAAATTTATCATAAGTCACAAAAACACTTCCCGTAACCGTCACTATAGTCTGtatacgtgaaacatttacaaaGTATAGACTACCATTTTTTACGAGCTTTTTCAATGACCGTCGTTGTCATTACCGCCGTTTTCAGTGTTTCCGTTTTACGTAGGCTacatcaaaatttattttatcttttattatgacgtcataagtttgGGGGCTCAGTTTGAGTTGGCACGAACGTTTAGATCAAACGCTCTCACAAACCCTAGTTATTTTTTTCTAGCACAACCCAAGTAAAAAAAGCTTACCCTGTTTAGCTACACTTTGACTTGAGAAAAAATGAGGATAGTCAAAATCGTGAACATTTTTCGGAAAGGCAATTTTCAGGTTATTATGAAGCCCATATCTCAAAAGAATAttctacaaaaataacaaagaatttcttcaaatatacCCTTTCAAGCAAATGTGAACAAATAGCATAAAACAGACAACCGACCTGTACACCGGTACTGGCAGTCTTGTgagttttaatgaaaacaatgtttgtttttcttttgcagtcattgatttttgttgtattgtcTTTGATTTGTTTCTTCACATTCACTGATCTATTAACAACAACCAACAGGTTTGGTTATTTACACTCAAGCAGCACGATCACAATGAAGCACGACAGTATGACAGTCCTGATCTTATACTACCATATTGTATGAtagtttaaaac
Encoded here:
- the LOC143470210 gene encoding galactosylceramide sulfotransferase-like isoform X3; its protein translation is MSFRSYVQTHTLRQSTLQPKSAIRILQFDTDPFLQTSTQGTDVTVQRSVNVKKQIKDNTTKINDCKRKTNIVFIKTHKTASTGVQNILLRYGLHNNLKIAFPKNVHDFDYPHFFSSQSVAKQGSDPYNIVCHHMRMKYDVLKGFMPKETPFVTIVREPGQLFESTFDYMWEIVPSFQRVPHHGNTSIEDWLDNAAAHMRATGSSTYANFAKNPMFFDLGYNNMIDDDQYIEKALAELTKIFDLVLVSDYFDESMVLFADLLCWDLEDVACLSLNARSHDNDGNAEIKRARIRGKARLWNKSDAALFDYFNATLWRKIERFGMTKMEAAVNRLKEIRSNLTETCVEGEGAVDSSKISDLNFKKTIFKPKGVSVASYNLKPGAEKLDICRQLIASENTFSREVFNTQRDRLT
- the LOC143470210 gene encoding galactosylceramide sulfotransferase-like isoform X1 encodes the protein MQVTRRKYVWILCIGLVIFMFSWNLKTFRNNGQSTLQPKSAIRILQFDTDPFLQTSTQGTDVTVQRSVNVKKQIKDNTTKINDCKRKTNIVFIKTHKTASTGVQNILLRYGLHNNLKIAFPKNVHDFDYPHFFSSQSVAKQGSDPYNIVCHHMRMKYDVLKGFMPKETPFVTIVREPGQLFESTFDYMWEIVPSFQRVPHHGNTSIEDWLDNAAAHMRATGSSTYANFAKNPMFFDLGYNNMIDDDQYIEKALAELTKIFDLVLVSDYFDESMVLFADLLCWDLEDVACLSLNARSHDNDGNAEIKRARIRGKARLWNKSDAALFDYFNATLWRKIERFGMTKMEAAVNRLKEIRSNLTETCVEGEGAVDSSKISDLNFKKTIFKPKGVSVASYNLKPGAEKLDICRQLIASENTFSREVFNTQRDRLT